One Brevibacillus choshinensis genomic window carries:
- a CDS encoding C40 family peptidase → MKSAIVAVSVATVWTKPDSPRDLDRAALTVPVDARGWLASLTIEEKLGFYDNNMIQTQALFGTRVEVEEEQGEWSRVLIPDQSCKKNEIGYPGWIPSNQLAPWSEAFDVKEGQKLALVTASITHLYTTDKQKGIELAYLTRLPLLSETADSVIVATPFGEGLLRKEDVKIVQANEVIEVAGNRGVAIVEHGKRFLGLPYLWGGMSSYGYDCSGFAYNMHRSVGIQIPRDASDQARAGQLVEKEDLLPGDLLFFAFEEGKGRVHHVGIYMGDQQMIHSPDSRGAIEIVKLDDTYRLIKEHCISRRYW, encoded by the coding sequence ATGAAATCCGCAATTGTAGCCGTTTCCGTAGCGACGGTATGGACGAAGCCGGATTCTCCGCGTGACCTGGACCGAGCTGCACTGACTGTCCCTGTGGACGCTCGCGGGTGGCTTGCTTCTCTCACCATCGAGGAGAAGCTTGGTTTTTACGACAACAACATGATTCAGACTCAGGCGCTGTTTGGGACGCGGGTCGAAGTAGAGGAAGAGCAAGGGGAATGGTCCCGTGTCCTGATTCCAGATCAATCCTGCAAGAAAAACGAGATTGGTTACCCGGGCTGGATTCCGTCCAACCAACTGGCTCCGTGGTCAGAAGCGTTTGACGTAAAAGAGGGCCAAAAGCTGGCGTTGGTGACCGCGTCGATTACCCACTTGTACACGACGGATAAGCAAAAAGGGATCGAGCTGGCGTATTTGACCCGACTGCCGCTCCTCTCCGAAACGGCGGATAGCGTCATCGTAGCCACTCCATTCGGGGAAGGATTGCTTCGCAAAGAAGATGTGAAAATCGTTCAGGCAAACGAAGTGATCGAGGTCGCAGGAAATCGCGGCGTGGCGATTGTGGAGCACGGCAAACGATTCCTCGGACTGCCTTACCTGTGGGGCGGCATGTCCTCGTATGGATACGACTGCTCCGGCTTTGCCTACAATATGCATCGTTCCGTTGGCATTCAGATCCCTCGCGACGCATCGGATCAAGCGAGAGCTGGCCAACTGGTGGAAAAAGAAGATTTGCTCCCCGGCGACCTGCTATTCTTTGCCTTTGAAGAAGGAAAAGGCAGAGTCCATCACGTGGGCATTTACATGGGCGATCAGCAAATGATTCATTCACCTGATTCGAGAGGCGCGATCGAAATCGTCAAGCTCGATGACACTTACAGACTGATCAAGGAGCATTGCATCTCGAGACGATACTGGTAA
- a CDS encoding ABC transporter ATP-binding protein, protein MQKKKLVQVKNLTKTFTMGKGLSLKAADNVSFDIYEGETFGLVGESGCGKSTTGRTIIGLYNPTSGEVLFDGQNVHKASASERSKLTHNMQMIFQDPYASLNPRMNIAEIIAEGLHLNGLYKGKERMQRVIELLEMVGLQKEHANRFPHEFSGGQRQRIGIARALAVNPRFVIADEPISALDVSVQAQVVNLMKNLQREQNLTYLFIAHDLAMVKHISDRIGVMYLGNMVEMTESEKLYDSPKHPYTQALLSAIPVPDPDLEKSRERVIIEGDVPSPINPPSGCVFRTRCPVAKEVCAQQKPVWQEVDTNHFVACHLYQ, encoded by the coding sequence ATGCAAAAAAAGAAGCTGGTCCAGGTAAAGAACCTAACGAAAACCTTCACGATGGGAAAAGGGCTATCGCTCAAGGCAGCGGATAACGTTTCCTTTGATATTTATGAGGGAGAGACATTCGGGCTGGTAGGCGAATCTGGCTGCGGAAAATCGACGACAGGTCGGACCATTATCGGCTTGTACAACCCGACGTCTGGAGAAGTCCTTTTCGACGGGCAGAATGTTCATAAAGCATCCGCGAGCGAACGCAGCAAGCTGACTCACAACATGCAGATGATTTTTCAGGATCCGTATGCATCCTTAAATCCGCGAATGAATATTGCTGAAATCATCGCGGAAGGTCTGCATTTGAACGGGCTCTACAAGGGAAAAGAGAGAATGCAGCGCGTGATCGAGCTGCTGGAGATGGTGGGTTTGCAAAAAGAGCACGCCAATCGCTTTCCGCACGAATTCAGCGGTGGCCAGCGCCAACGGATCGGGATCGCCCGGGCTCTGGCAGTGAATCCTCGGTTTGTGATCGCGGATGAGCCGATTTCCGCGCTGGATGTATCCGTTCAGGCCCAGGTCGTCAACCTGATGAAGAACCTGCAGCGGGAGCAGAACCTGACCTACCTGTTTATCGCGCATGATTTGGCGATGGTGAAGCATATCAGTGACCGCATCGGCGTGATGTACTTGGGAAACATGGTCGAGATGACCGAGAGTGAAAAACTCTACGATTCTCCCAAGCATCCCTACACGCAAGCATTGCTGTCGGCCATCCCCGTCCCCGATCCTGATCTGGAAAAAAGCCGGGAGCGCGTCATCATTGAAGGGGACGTCCCGAGCCCGATCAATCCTCCCAGCGGGTGTGTGTTCCGGACGCGCTGCCCTGTTGCCAAAGAGGTGTGTGCTCAGCAGAAGCCTGTTTGGCAGGAAGTCGACACCAACCACTTTGTCGCCTGTCATTTGTATCAATAA
- a CDS encoding sigma-70 family RNA polymerase sigma factor — MALSTSSFQSTPRRWREVETQLGITVPRSLRSDTSALLFLESVAATPMLDKEEEMDCLVRYQQNADMEARETLVRAYLRYVVSTALRHLKRGMPFLDLIQEGTIGLFTAIDKFDVNRGVRLYHYSHWWISQAITRAINDKGTLIRIPVHMHEQIRQYQKQVLHLVHALNRTPDRSEIAGLLDIPLEKVDAIELALMMKMESLDAELDSENWLTGHEDESLSYAEIMVDGESSLDDWIEKVDLRSQMRAALERLSPRAQEIISMRYGLYDDQVYTLEEVGKMFGLTRERIRQIEATTIDRLRTQKASRVLKDYLT; from the coding sequence ATGGCTCTGAGTACATCCTCATTCCAATCGACCCCCCGTCGTTGGCGGGAAGTCGAGACACAGCTAGGAATCACTGTGCCCCGGTCGCTCCGATCAGACACGTCTGCCCTGTTGTTTTTGGAAAGCGTAGCTGCAACACCCATGTTGGACAAAGAAGAAGAAATGGATTGTTTGGTTCGCTACCAACAAAACGCCGATATGGAAGCCAGGGAAACTCTGGTGCGTGCTTATCTTCGTTATGTCGTCAGCACCGCTTTAAGGCACTTGAAGCGAGGCATGCCATTTCTCGATTTGATTCAAGAAGGAACCATTGGTTTGTTTACCGCTATTGATAAGTTTGATGTGAATCGCGGAGTTCGTCTCTACCATTATTCTCACTGGTGGATTTCGCAGGCGATTACACGTGCGATCAATGACAAAGGAACGTTGATTCGCATTCCCGTTCACATGCATGAACAAATTCGCCAGTATCAAAAGCAAGTGCTGCATTTGGTGCACGCCCTGAATCGTACGCCAGATCGCTCCGAAATAGCCGGACTGCTCGATATCCCATTAGAAAAAGTAGATGCCATAGAGCTAGCTTTGATGATGAAAATGGAGTCCCTCGATGCCGAGCTGGACAGCGAGAATTGGCTGACTGGGCACGAAGACGAATCCCTGAGCTACGCCGAGATCATGGTCGATGGCGAGTCGTCCCTCGATGACTGGATCGAGAAGGTGGATCTTCGCTCACAGATGAGAGCTGCACTTGAGCGGCTCAGCCCTCGTGCCCAAGAGATCATTTCCATGAGGTACGGCCTGTACGACGATCAGGTGTATACCTTAGAGGAAGTTGGCAAAATGTTCGGTCTGACACGTGAGCGCATACGCCAGATTGAAGCGACCACGATTGACAGGCTGCGCACCCAGAAGGCCTCACGCGTATTAAAGGATTATTTAACGTGA
- the hslO gene encoding Hsp33 family molecular chaperone HslO gives MSDYLIRATGFNGHVRAFAARTTTTVEEMRCRHDMWNTATAAAGRTLTVTLMMGAMLKGEESIYVKVKGGGPIGQIMAEANAHGEGVAYVTEPHVHFELNELGKLDVRRAVGTDGFVYVTKDLGLKEPYQGSSPIVSGEIGEDFTYYFVTSEQTPSAVGVGVLVNPEDRSVLASGGFILQLLPNTPEEVVAQMEERLSGLPQVSRMIGEGLSPEEILAKVLDEPKILSRTDINFTCKCSSEKVSQALISLGREEIQSMIEEQGEAEVYCHFCNERYHYDKSALEDIMKDM, from the coding sequence ATGAGCGATTATTTAATAAGAGCAACTGGATTTAACGGGCACGTTCGAGCTTTCGCAGCGCGGACGACCACGACTGTAGAAGAAATGCGCTGCCGCCACGACATGTGGAATACAGCTACCGCGGCTGCAGGACGCACACTTACCGTCACTTTGATGATGGGTGCGATGCTAAAAGGAGAAGAGAGCATCTATGTCAAAGTAAAAGGAGGAGGACCGATCGGCCAGATCATGGCAGAAGCCAATGCGCACGGAGAAGGTGTCGCGTATGTGACCGAACCGCATGTTCATTTTGAGCTCAATGAGTTGGGCAAGCTGGATGTGCGGCGTGCAGTTGGGACTGACGGCTTTGTGTACGTGACAAAGGATCTCGGACTGAAAGAACCGTACCAAGGCAGCTCGCCAATCGTGTCTGGTGAAATCGGAGAGGACTTTACCTACTATTTCGTGACCTCCGAGCAGACGCCATCCGCTGTAGGAGTAGGCGTCCTGGTCAATCCTGAGGATCGCTCCGTGCTGGCTTCTGGCGGTTTCATTCTCCAGCTTTTGCCGAATACACCGGAGGAAGTAGTAGCGCAAATGGAAGAGCGGCTGAGCGGACTGCCGCAAGTGTCTCGAATGATCGGAGAAGGACTGTCACCAGAAGAAATTTTGGCGAAGGTTCTGGATGAGCCGAAGATCCTCAGCCGTACCGACATCAACTTTACGTGCAAATGTTCCTCGGAGAAAGTGAGCCAAGCGCTGATCAGTCTCGGACGTGAGGAGATTCAGAGTATGATCGAGGAACAGGGGGAGGCAGAAGTATACTGCCATTTCTGTAATGAACGATACCATTATGACAAGTCCGCGTTGGAGGACATCATGAAAGACATGTAA
- a CDS encoding peptidyl-prolyl cis-trans isomerase translates to MTNTKGLWAFIGALVVLLLVVTWSWYQSSGKLQSAAVVGGATISEAEYVNTLKQKFGKQVLKDMVDREVVFQAAKQQGISVDAKLVDQEIAQIRESYGSETDSEFQQALIQQAGTTVEALRQEITYQQLLQTLATQDIVIKDEDLLAYYNNHPERYARPMQIRLWEIVVASQEEAGQVISELKQGADFQALAKERSIDSLTAPNGGDMGWLSLNDTRLPDASKDIVENLGTKKNSDPVKRDDGNYVIYRIAERREAQQQSFDQVKEAIRRELAFAQVESLDDVLEKLRKSVGVTISGQMQH, encoded by the coding sequence ATGACCAACACGAAGGGGTTGTGGGCATTCATCGGAGCGCTGGTCGTACTGCTGCTTGTCGTGACGTGGTCGTGGTACCAGTCGTCAGGCAAGCTGCAGTCTGCCGCGGTCGTCGGGGGAGCAACGATTAGCGAGGCGGAGTATGTAAACACGCTCAAGCAAAAATTCGGAAAGCAAGTCTTGAAAGACATGGTTGATCGTGAAGTCGTGTTTCAGGCTGCCAAACAGCAGGGAATTTCGGTGGATGCCAAGCTAGTTGATCAAGAGATCGCACAAATCCGTGAGAGTTACGGAAGTGAAACGGACAGCGAATTCCAACAGGCATTGATCCAGCAGGCGGGTACGACGGTCGAAGCATTGCGGCAAGAAATCACGTACCAGCAGCTGCTTCAGACGCTGGCCACCCAGGACATTGTCATCAAAGACGAAGATTTGCTCGCTTATTACAACAACCACCCCGAGCGCTATGCAAGGCCGATGCAGATTAGACTCTGGGAGATTGTCGTAGCCTCCCAGGAAGAGGCTGGCCAAGTCATTTCCGAGCTAAAGCAAGGTGCTGATTTTCAAGCGTTAGCCAAAGAAAGGTCAATTGATTCTCTGACAGCACCAAATGGGGGAGACATGGGGTGGTTATCGCTGAACGATACGCGGCTACCCGATGCTTCCAAGGACATTGTGGAGAATCTGGGCACCAAGAAAAACAGTGATCCAGTAAAACGGGATGATGGTAACTACGTGATTTACCGGATCGCCGAACGCAGGGAAGCTCAGCAGCAATCCTTTGATCAGGTCAAGGAAGCGATCCGCAGGGAGCTTGCTTTCGCCCAGGTAGAATCTCTCGACGATGTACTGGAGAAACTGCGAAAATCCGTAGGAGTCACGATTTCTGGGCAAATGCAGCATTGA
- the cysK gene encoding cysteine synthase A: protein MRVANSITDLIGSTPLVKLNRIVSEDIADIYLKLEFFNPGSSVKDRIALSMIEAAEADGSLKPGDTIIEPTSGNTGIGLAMVAAAKGYRAILVMPETMSIERRNLLRAYGAELVLTPGSEGMGGAIRKAEELAKENSSYFIPQQFKNAANPAVHRETTARELLDQAKEIGGVDAFISGVGTGGTITGVGQVLRETYPNVKIVAVEPAASPVLSGGKPGPHKIQGIGAGFVPEILDTQIYDEIIKVENEDAFETARRVARQEGILGGISSGAAIHAALKVAAELGKGKKVIVIIPSNGERYLSTPLYQFED, encoded by the coding sequence ATGCGCGTGGCGAATTCCATTACCGATTTGATTGGGTCAACACCTTTAGTAAAGCTTAATCGCATTGTGAGCGAAGATATTGCAGACATTTACTTAAAGTTGGAATTTTTCAACCCAGGAAGCAGCGTAAAAGACCGGATTGCGCTTTCCATGATCGAAGCTGCTGAGGCAGATGGCAGTCTGAAACCGGGTGACACGATCATCGAGCCTACGAGCGGAAATACAGGGATCGGTTTGGCAATGGTTGCAGCCGCCAAAGGATACCGTGCCATTCTGGTCATGCCAGAGACGATGAGTATCGAGCGTCGCAACCTGCTGCGCGCGTATGGAGCCGAGCTGGTACTGACTCCTGGGAGCGAAGGCATGGGGGGAGCGATTCGCAAAGCCGAAGAGCTCGCGAAAGAAAATTCCTCCTACTTTATCCCTCAACAATTCAAAAATGCTGCGAACCCTGCTGTTCACCGCGAAACGACTGCACGTGAATTGTTGGATCAAGCGAAAGAAATCGGCGGCGTAGACGCGTTCATTTCTGGAGTTGGTACGGGTGGAACGATTACAGGCGTGGGTCAGGTGCTTCGTGAAACCTATCCAAACGTGAAAATTGTAGCGGTCGAGCCAGCTGCGTCTCCGGTTCTCTCCGGCGGCAAACCAGGTCCGCATAAAATCCAAGGGATCGGTGCAGGCTTTGTTCCGGAAATTCTCGACACCCAAATCTACGATGAGATCATTAAAGTAGAGAACGAGGATGCGTTTGAAACCGCACGTCGTGTAGCGCGTCAGGAAGGAATTCTGGGAGGCATCTCTTCCGGAGCCGCGATCCACGCAGCGCTGAAAGTAGCAGCCGAGCTGGGTAAAGGGAAAAAAGTGATCGTGATCATTCCTTCGAACGGTGAGCGCTACCTGTCGACTCCGCTGTATCAATTCGAAGACTAA
- a CDS encoding anthranilate synthase component I family protein, producing the protein MFSPTFTDCQTYANRYPLVPIAVRKPWPDHLDPWQVLTTLHPALQNAVLLESGRAGRYTFLAYEPVATLRSKRGQTIVSYPNGKKESLTGDPLSALRELLTQYQAPVIPDMPDFSGGAVGYMSYDMNRFFEPSLPQIATDDLQLPDLYVMIMQDLLVFDHVTREMIVLTHLASEGLTEEIYQKAVDSLENRANVLEGLAMIPDEIDWDALRKRPLAQVTPASVSFGKDQFEDAVRRVQAYIAQGDVFQVNLSVRQSKPMNVTAPDVYAVLRKLNPSPYMGYLHFPEFQLVSASPELLVKVKGKEVHTRPIAGTRPRGQSEEQDEALARELIDNEKERAEHVMLVDLERNDLGRVCRFGSVEVSEFMVVEKYSHVMHIVSHVKGELAADKDAFDAVAAAFPGGTITGAPKVRTMEIIEELEPVKRGVYTGSIGWFGFNGEVEVNIAIRTMVVKDGTAHVQAGAGIVIDSVPEAEYAESLKKAEALWKALELSEQRTMS; encoded by the coding sequence TTGTTTTCCCCAACGTTTACTGACTGCCAGACCTATGCAAATCGTTACCCACTCGTGCCGATTGCGGTGCGCAAGCCATGGCCGGACCATCTTGATCCTTGGCAAGTGCTGACGACCCTTCATCCTGCCCTGCAAAATGCTGTTTTGCTAGAGAGTGGGCGAGCTGGACGCTATACCTTTTTAGCCTATGAGCCTGTAGCGACCTTGCGCAGCAAGCGAGGACAGACGATCGTCTCCTACCCAAACGGCAAGAAGGAAAGCCTGACAGGAGATCCCCTGTCTGCCCTTCGCGAGCTTTTGACTCAATACCAGGCGCCCGTGATTCCAGACATGCCAGATTTTTCAGGCGGTGCGGTAGGGTATATGAGCTACGACATGAACCGCTTTTTTGAGCCAAGCCTGCCTCAGATCGCGACTGACGACTTACAGTTGCCAGACCTGTATGTTATGATAATGCAAGACCTTCTTGTCTTTGATCATGTGACACGCGAAATGATCGTCTTGACCCACCTGGCTTCGGAAGGCTTAACCGAAGAGATTTACCAAAAAGCTGTAGATTCGCTGGAAAATCGAGCGAATGTGCTGGAAGGGCTCGCTATGATCCCGGATGAGATCGACTGGGATGCGTTGCGAAAGAGACCGCTGGCGCAGGTGACACCAGCATCGGTATCGTTTGGGAAGGATCAATTCGAGGATGCCGTTCGCCGGGTTCAGGCGTATATAGCGCAGGGAGATGTGTTTCAGGTCAATTTGTCCGTTCGGCAAAGCAAGCCCATGAATGTGACGGCACCTGATGTCTACGCAGTCCTGCGTAAGCTGAATCCATCTCCGTACATGGGGTACCTCCATTTCCCCGAGTTTCAGCTGGTCAGCGCTTCTCCAGAGCTGCTGGTCAAAGTGAAAGGAAAAGAGGTGCATACGCGTCCAATTGCAGGGACTCGTCCGCGGGGGCAAAGCGAGGAGCAGGATGAAGCGCTGGCACGTGAGCTGATCGATAACGAAAAGGAACGCGCCGAGCACGTCATGCTGGTCGATCTGGAGAGGAACGACCTGGGGCGTGTGTGCCGTTTTGGCAGTGTGGAAGTGAGCGAGTTCATGGTTGTGGAGAAGTACTCCCATGTCATGCACATCGTCTCCCATGTAAAAGGCGAGCTGGCAGCAGACAAGGATGCGTTTGATGCTGTAGCGGCTGCTTTTCCGGGAGGTACGATCACAGGGGCGCCAAAGGTCCGAACGATGGAAATCATCGAGGAGCTGGAGCCTGTCAAACGGGGCGTGTACACCGGTTCAATCGGTTGGTTTGGCTTCAATGGCGAGGTCGAAGTCAACATCGCCATTCGTACGATGGTGGTCAAGGATGGCACGGCTCACGTTCAGGCGGGAGCGGGAATCGTCATTGATTCCGTGCCAGAGGCAGAGTACGCGGAGTCGCTGAAAAAAGCAGAAGCGTTGTGGAAAGCACTTGAGCTTAGTGAGCAGAGAACGATGAGTTGA
- the pabA gene encoding aminodeoxychorismate/anthranilate synthase component II, translated as MILMIDNYDSFTYNLVQYVGELGEELQVYRNDKITLAEIERLAPDYLMISPGPCTPNEAGISMDVIRHFAGKIPIMGVCLGHQSIGQVFGGKVIRAERLMHGKTSEVFHDGKTIFENIPSPFTAARYHSLIVEESSIPSELEVTARTAEGEIMAIRHREYPIEGVQFHPESIITQHGKQLLKNFLNAYSRHATV; from the coding sequence ATGATTCTGATGATTGATAATTACGATTCCTTTACCTACAATTTGGTGCAATATGTGGGGGAGCTGGGCGAAGAGCTGCAGGTTTACCGCAACGACAAAATTACGCTGGCGGAAATCGAGCGATTGGCCCCTGACTATCTGATGATTTCACCGGGACCTTGCACGCCGAATGAAGCGGGCATCAGCATGGATGTCATCCGTCATTTCGCAGGGAAGATTCCGATCATGGGAGTCTGCCTGGGTCATCAGTCCATCGGGCAAGTTTTTGGAGGCAAGGTCATCCGTGCCGAGCGTTTGATGCATGGAAAGACGTCCGAAGTTTTTCATGATGGGAAAACGATTTTCGAGAACATTCCGTCGCCGTTCACTGCGGCCCGTTACCACTCCCTGATCGTCGAGGAGTCCTCGATTCCAAGCGAGCTGGAGGTAACCGCTCGAACGGCTGAAGGTGAGATCATGGCAATCCGCCACCGGGAGTATCCGATTGAAGGAGTGCAGTTCCACCCGGAATCGATCATCACCCAGCATGGAAAGCAGCTGCTGAAAAACTTCCTGAACGCATATTCGCGTCATGCGACGGTATAA
- a CDS encoding PhoX family protein, which translates to MDVNRRQFLTYLGAGTAALASMATGIPALAAGATLSGKTADHLFGLENKKHNFNPKFKAIHPTTKDDVVLPDGFKYDVIASYGDKINAAGDTFGFNNDFTCYLPIDGKPDHGLLWVNHEYLGELEYYVTGYDYLNADPDNNTRTPDQIKKYLYALGGSIIEIKKENGKWKLVSDSKYGRRVSGLTKHAMTGPAQSIAKEVTGTFANCSGGVTLWNTVLSCEENFLDVVGDCKLPDANHYGWVIEVDPFDPKSTPKKHTALGRFSHENTAMVLAPTGQLVVYMGDDAKDQYVYKYVSKAKFDLKAGKSNSKLLEEGTLYVANFGKGKWIALDYATNEALQKAKNSEGKPLFTSQADVLVNCREASKAVGATPMDRPEDLEVHPIDGSVFIALTNNDKHGNFYGQIVRLFEKDGNHAGGEFTFEIFAAGGPQSGFAAPDNMAFDSAGNLWVVTDISSSSMNSGIYKTFGNNGVFFIPTTGNSKGMAAQFASAPVGAEMTGPWFTPDEKTLFLSVQHPGENLKGYDQPTSHWPKGGSSVAMPSVIAITGF; encoded by the coding sequence ATGGATGTAAATCGTCGACAATTTTTGACTTATCTTGGAGCAGGAACAGCTGCTTTGGCTTCGATGGCTACCGGTATTCCCGCACTTGCAGCAGGAGCTACTCTTTCCGGAAAAACCGCTGACCATCTGTTTGGCCTCGAGAATAAAAAGCACAACTTCAACCCGAAATTCAAAGCGATTCATCCTACCACCAAAGACGATGTCGTATTGCCAGACGGTTTCAAATACGACGTTATCGCTTCTTACGGAGATAAAATCAACGCAGCTGGAGATACGTTTGGATTCAACAACGACTTCACCTGTTACCTGCCGATCGATGGCAAGCCTGACCACGGTCTTCTGTGGGTAAACCACGAATATTTGGGTGAGCTGGAGTATTACGTTACCGGCTACGACTACCTGAATGCAGATCCTGATAACAATACGCGCACACCTGATCAAATCAAAAAATATTTGTATGCCCTCGGTGGTTCCATTATTGAAATTAAAAAAGAAAACGGAAAATGGAAGCTGGTCTCCGACTCAAAGTACGGCCGTCGTGTCAGTGGTTTGACCAAGCATGCAATGACTGGCCCAGCACAATCGATCGCCAAAGAAGTGACAGGGACATTTGCGAACTGCTCCGGTGGCGTCACGCTCTGGAATACGGTACTGTCCTGCGAGGAAAACTTCCTGGATGTCGTAGGGGATTGCAAGCTTCCAGATGCCAACCACTACGGCTGGGTCATCGAGGTAGATCCATTCGATCCGAAATCTACGCCGAAAAAGCATACAGCACTGGGCCGCTTCTCTCATGAAAACACAGCGATGGTGCTTGCTCCAACAGGTCAGCTGGTTGTTTACATGGGCGACGATGCCAAAGACCAATACGTGTACAAATACGTTTCCAAAGCCAAGTTTGACCTGAAAGCGGGCAAATCGAACTCCAAACTGCTGGAAGAGGGTACGCTGTACGTGGCTAACTTCGGAAAAGGCAAATGGATTGCATTGGACTACGCAACAAATGAAGCTCTGCAAAAAGCTAAAAATAGCGAAGGAAAACCATTGTTCACATCTCAAGCAGACGTATTGGTCAACTGCCGCGAAGCTTCCAAGGCGGTAGGGGCTACGCCGATGGACCGTCCAGAAGACCTCGAAGTACATCCGATCGACGGATCTGTCTTTATCGCGCTGACCAACAACGACAAGCACGGCAATTTCTACGGCCAAATCGTTCGTCTGTTTGAAAAAGATGGAAATCATGCTGGCGGCGAATTTACTTTTGAAATTTTCGCAGCGGGTGGACCGCAAAGCGGTTTTGCGGCACCAGACAACATGGCGTTCGACAGTGCCGGCAACCTGTGGGTTGTGACGGACATTTCTTCCTCTTCCATGAACAGCGGCATTTACAAAACATTCGGGAACAACGGTGTATTCTTTATTCCGACAACAGGCAACAGCAAAGGCATGGCCGCCCAATTTGCTTCTGCTCCAGTCGGTGCGGAAATGACAGGTCCTTGGTTTACGCCAGACGAAAAAACGCTGTTCCTCTCTGTACAGCATCCAGGTGAGAACCTGAAGGGCTACGACCAGCCGACCAGCCATTGGCCAAAAGGCGGCAGCTCTGTTGCCATGCCAAGCGTGATTGCCATCACAGGTTTCTAG
- the tatA gene encoding twin-arginine translocase TatA/TatE family subunit: MLSTIGIPGLILILIIALVIFGPSKLPEIGRAFGRTLTEFKTAAKDLTKDDEEGKDKAVKGSTPDLSAAGIQEDALKRVN, translated from the coding sequence ATGCTATCGACCATCGGGATACCTGGTTTGATTCTGATTTTGATTATTGCGCTGGTGATTTTCGGTCCCAGCAAACTGCCGGAAATCGGGCGTGCTTTTGGTCGAACGTTGACTGAATTTAAAACTGCGGCAAAAGATTTGACGAAAGATGATGAAGAAGGCAAGGACAAGGCTGTAAAAGGTTCGACACCGGATCTTTCGGCAGCTGGGATCCAAGAAGACGCATTGAAACGAGTCAACTAA
- the tatC gene encoding twin-arginine translocase subunit TatC has translation MSREMPFLEHLSDLRRRLLIVGVSLVLSVLICFLFVDHIYQLLASRSGEKLAILGPGDILSIYVKLSAVGGIAFTIPIAAYQAWRFVVPALQERERKVALMYIPALFLLFLLGLSFAYFVLFPMMYHFVLGLSNGNFDLVITANDYFTFMLNLCLPFGLLFELPVVVLFLSHLGILNPHRLAKMRKPAYLVLSIISITITPPDFLSDVMVIVPLIVLYEISISISRLIHRKRTQESALSS, from the coding sequence ATGAGTCGGGAGATGCCTTTTTTGGAGCATTTGTCTGACCTGCGTCGCAGGCTCTTGATCGTTGGGGTGTCGCTCGTGCTGAGCGTACTGATCTGTTTTTTGTTTGTCGATCATATTTATCAATTATTAGCGAGCCGCTCAGGGGAAAAGCTGGCCATTCTCGGGCCAGGCGACATATTGTCGATCTATGTGAAGCTGTCCGCAGTCGGCGGGATTGCCTTTACGATTCCGATTGCAGCCTACCAGGCGTGGCGATTCGTCGTACCGGCTTTGCAGGAGAGAGAACGCAAAGTGGCATTGATGTACATCCCGGCGCTGTTCCTGCTCTTTCTTCTGGGACTTTCCTTTGCCTATTTCGTCTTGTTTCCAATGATGTATCACTTTGTCCTGGGCCTGTCCAACGGCAACTTCGATCTGGTCATCACCGCAAACGATTATTTTACCTTCATGCTGAATTTGTGCCTGCCTTTCGGGCTGCTGTTTGAACTGCCGGTAGTGGTTCTGTTCTTGAGTCACTTGGGCATCTTAAATCCGCACCGCTTGGCCAAAATGCGAAAACCGGCTTACCTCGTGCTGTCTATCATCTCGATTACCATCACACCGCCTGATTTTCTCTCCGATGTCATGGTGATCGTTCCCTTGATCGTGCTGTACGAAATATCGATCAGTATATCGCGTCTGATACACAGAAAGCGCACGCAGGAATCTGCGTTATCCTCATAA